The DNA segment TGAGAAGAACTGCAAGTATTTCCACTGCAGTTACCGGAACAATCACCGGTTGAACATTGATGGGATTTAGGATGGCAACATTCATCTTCACAGTCTCCGCTGGAACATTCCGGCTGTATCTCGGCGAATGATTGCCTGAACTCTAATGCAGTCACCGATTTTTCTACTTTATCAGTCTTTTTATTTATGGCGCACCCGAATACAAGATTAGGTACTAGAAATAAAACCAGTATAAAACAGGAAAATAGTATTTTAGAATTAATATGCATTTATAAGTAATCCGTAACAAATATAGTTATTTTAATTTATTGAAAGACCATCATTTGCTTTTATTTAAAATGAAAATCAGTTTTAAATTTAGGATCTCATTATAAATTTCTGTGGGTATAAAATATACTCTCTCTATTGTAAATGCTAACTACATTACGATCTTTAATCATTATACTGGTTACGCTATAATTAGTCCCTACTTCAAAAATCAGGGACTAAATTCGGGATTGTTTAATGGTTTTGCTGATGGTTTACGATTGTTTAAATTTATCTAACTTGCTTATTTTCAATGAAATGATGTTTTAAAATGGTATATTGGGTTATGCCAAAAGTACCATCCTCTCTACAACACACCTGTAAGTTATTAATTTACAGGTTTTTATTATTCATAGGGACTGAATCAGGGACTAAAATTCTTGATTTTTTTTTCTATAATTTTTAATTTAAACATCACCAAATTTATTAATAACGTTCTCGATAGTATTTTTCAATTGAGTTTTTGTGAAAAATAGCTACATTTATCTATAAACAAAATAATATCGTAATTTTCAAGCGATTCGCAAAACCACATATCTTAACATTGCAAAATACATAGTTTAAAAAAGTTAAGATCTGTCCAAACTTGAAAAAACCAAATCATTTAGAAATTCAACTATTTCAGTCTCTTTATTTCTTTTGCTGAAATCGGTCAGTGAGGAAAGATTGTGCATGAAAAAGTTTTGAAAATGCGCTATTTCTACGATCGTTGACGCTAAAGATTTGGGAAACTTATAATTTGGATTGTATGCTAAAATGACATTGCCGATCAAGGTGCATAAATCTTTGTAAGGTTGAAAAAATTCTGATTTATTATCTTCCTCCACTTGTTTCGTTAAATAGGCTTTGGAACCTTCCGCCACGATTACGGGATGCAGAAGACTTTCATCTATATAACTCGTTTGCTTATCATCTTCAATGGGAGATGTTAACAGGTTTATTATTTTTTGCAGTTTGACTTTGTGATCTTTGATGTTATTCGTCTGGAAATTGATCTGAAATTCTATCCATCCAAAATACCACGCAGTAATATAAATCAATAATTTATGCTTGTTTTCAAAATAGCGATAAATACCCGCCTCTGTTGAACTAATTTCTTCGGCGAGTTTTTTAAAAGTAAAAGCTTCGAATCCTAACTTATAAATCAGTTCTACACTGTGTTTCAGAATTTTTCTTCCCAAATCCGTGTCTTCAGGATTACGAAGATATAAATCTTCATTCATTTTTATTTTGAACTGGTATTCCATAGGTATTAATTCTTTCCTGAAAAAGTTTGTACAAATCTACCGAAAAAAACTTTACTTTTTTTTATGATAGTATTACTACTATTTAAAATAGTTTAACTACTTTTGTCAAGAATTAAAAAACTTACTGCAAATGGATTTTATATTAGAATCCCTTCAACACCTTTTAGATCCGGATTGGATCATGAAAAATGGCGGATTATATTTAGTTCTGCTGATCTTATTTATTGAAACAGGAATTATCATTGGTTTTTTTCTACCAGGCGATCCTCTTTTGTTCGTTTCAGGAATGGTCATTGCTTCTGCCAATGAAACGCCATACCCTTTTGAGACGCAAATTTTCAACCTTTTATTTTGGATGGTATTATTTATGAGTTCAACAATTTTAGGAAACTTTTTTGGCTATTGGTTTGGCTACAAATTCAAACATGTCGTCAACAGAAAAGAAGATACCTGGTTTTTGAAACGTAAACACATTCAGACAGCGCACGATTTCTATGAAAAAAGAGGAGGCTTTGCAATTGCTATTGCTCGCTTCTTACCAATCGTAAGAACATTCGCACCGATCATTGCCGGCACAGTGGAAATGAACTTTAAAAAGTTTGCGATGTACAATGTCGTTGGTGCAATTATTTGGGTTGTAAGCATCACCTCATTGGGTTACATTTTAGGTGATATTCCATGGGTTAAAAATAATTTAGAATATATTTTAATAGGTCTGGTTTTATTGGTTACAGCTCCAGTTATCATAAAACTAATGACTAAAAACGAAAATACAAATCAAACAATTTAATAAAAAATAGAAAATTATGAAATGTCCAAATTGTAATGTTGCCTTAACAATGGCAGACCGAAACGGAATCGAAATTGATTATTGCCCGGATTGTCGCGGGGTTTGGTTAGACCGCGGTGAACTCGATAAAATTATCGAACGCTCCGTTCAGCAACCACCGGTTCAACAACCCCCAGTTCCCCAGCGAAGTAATTACCCGAATCAAGAAAGATATTATTCCGATAAGGATCAATATTATTCTGACAAGGACAGATACTATAAGAAGAAAAAGGGCCTTTTAGGTGATCTATTTGATTTTTAAAAAATTAGAACACCATTTTAATCGATAGCTTATGATAGTTTGGATAATATTTATTGCAGTAGTAATTTTTGCACTGATCTTAGATTTAGGGGTCTTTAACCGCAAACCTCACGAAATAAAAACAAAAGAAGCGGCCATTTGGACCAGTGTCTGGGTAACGTGTGCCCTGCTTTTTTCGGGAGTAGTCTATCTTTCCTTTGAGAATAATTGGATCGCGAACCCAACGAACCTCACGCCAACAAATGCAGTTCTAAAATTCGTAACGGGTTATTTAATCGAACTCTCTTTGAGTGTTGATAACATTTTTATTATTGCACTCATATTTTCGTCTTTTGCGATTCCTAAAAAGTATCAGCACGAAGTCCTCTTTTACGGAGTTTTGGGTGCGATTGTTTTCAGAGCCATAATGATTGTTTTTGGAGTAGCACTCATTACAGAATTTAGCTGGATGATCTATGTTTTTGGGGTATTCTTGATCTTAACTGCGCTTAAACTGTTATTCAGTCACAACGAACAAAAAGACCCACACGATTTTAAGATCTATAAGTGGATCGCTAAAGTTTATCCCGTTACAACAACTATTGAAGGCGATAAATTTTTCGTAATAAAAAATGGTGTAAAGTATGCTACGCCATTATTTGTAGCACTGATTATCATAGAATTGACGGATGTATTTTTTGCTATAGACAGCATTCCTGCGATATTAGCAATTACTGCGGATCCGTTCATCGTTTTCACCTCTAATATTTTGGCTATAATGGGATTACGGTCGATGTACTTTTTAGTTGTGGGTATGTTGGATAAATTTAAATACATCAATTACAGTTTGGTGGTAATATTGGCATTCGTTGGTGTAAAAATGATCATTTCTCATCATGTGGAAATCCCTGAATGGTTGTCACTTGGCGTAATCGTATTGTCACTCGCTGGAGGAATGTTGGCTTCTAAATTTATAAAAGATCCTGAAGTTGAATAAGAAACTGTCTTTAACCTTTTAAATCTGATGCGGGATCTATTTCTAAATTTAGAAAATGAGATCTATTCTAATTCTCAACTCAACGATCCCGCAGACCGGTTTAGGCTTATGTTATATTTTCAGTTAATTGCCGAATTATTAAAAATTCTGTAATTCCAGAAGATGGATTTTTAGAGAGATCTAGTATTATTTGACAGACCTTCTCTTTTTATCCCACCAAATATAACCTCCGAAAACAATTAAACTCGCAATAGAACCATAAAGTAAACCCGTCTTCAGAGAATCTGTGTTTTGACCGGTAATGGCGATCAGTAAAATTAAGGGTGTAATTCCCACGGCGGTTGCACTGATAAATTTCCAATAATTCATTTTGAGAATGCCGGCAACAAAACTGATGGCGTCATTTGATAAAAAAGGATTGATCCGCGTGATGACTACCGCCCAAAATCCGTAATTTTCAATGAATGTTGTGATTTTTTTGGTAGTTTTTTCCCCTAATAAACGCTCAATAAAAGACAATCCCAGATACTTTCCGATTGCATAACCCACAGATGAAGCAATAATCACGGCAGTAAAATTAATGATGCTTCCCCAAATTGGTCCGTACGCAAGTGTGGAAACGATCATCAAAAGAATGGTAGGAATTACTAGCAAAAACATTTGTACGATCATTGCCACAACGATCACGACCGGACCGAACCAGCCAAAATCTTCTACCCATTTTTTTACCCGCGCTTCGTCATCACTGGTAAGTACACTCCAGGCTTCCTTAAAGAAATCATTTACGGGCGGAACTGCAAAATAACTGATTACCAAAATTGCGACTAAAAGCAGAGACAAATAAAAAGGCAGTTTACTTTTCTTTGGGGAAGAACTTTTATTCATTATGCTTCATATCATTACAATTTCAGAATGTTGACGTAGTATTTTTTTAAGAATTAATGGTTAATTTAATTCCAATATTTAATGTTAGACAATTCTTTTCCACTGTTGTCCAGAACCAGTTTTGTATCAGTAAAGAAACCTTCCAGTTCTATTTGAAAATATTTGGAATTTCCATCCACAATATATTCCGCATCGTCCCATTTTCCTTTGGGGTGATTTTGTGCAAGAAATGCTCTAATACCTTCTGGTACGGCGGTTCCATCAATTCTGTGTTTGTATTTTAAGAGATTTCCGGAACTGTCCAAAAGCGCATCGTGGTCTACGTTTTCCACGTCAAAACTTGCTTCATACGTATCATTTGCAAACTCCCACTCCACATTCTTTGCCTGAACAAATTTGCTTTTAAAAGTATTTTCTACAATCGAGGGAACTTCTGAAGTTGTAATATCGTTTTCACAGGAAACGAAACTTAATGATAGTGCAAGTGCTATTAAATAAGTTATTTTAGACATATTTTTAAATTATTTAATGCAAATATGCGAGGCAAAACTGTAAGAATTTGGGAAAAATTTTAAAATGCAGGATTTAATTAAACTCAACCGTAAAATAATGTTGCCCATTTTGAAAATGATATTCCAAAGTAAACCCTAATTTTTCTGCGGTACTTTTGGCAATGGAAAGTCCCAAACCGGTAGAATTTGGATTATTTCCTATTTTTTGGAAACGTTCGAAGATATCTTCGTTTTGTAAGGAATCTCTTTGCGAATAGTTGCTGATCACGAAATCTTTATCGCTCAGTTTCATTGAGATTTCGCTGCCAGATTGCCCGTGAGCGATGCTGTTTTTAATCAGATTTGAAAATAAAATATAAATTAAATCCGGATTAGCATTTTTAACAGTTCTGTGTTCTGCATCAAAATTGATCTTTTGATTTTTATGATAAAGCATTTCAGAAAAATCTGAAATATTTTTTTCTATCACAACTTGTAGGTCTACTTCTACACGCATTTGAAACTGATCGTTTTCAATTTTTGATATCAGTAAAAGGGAACGGTTCAACCTCGTTAATCTTTCCAGATTTTCCAAAGTCTCTTGCAATTGTTCCGCCTGCGTTTCGGTTAATGTTTCATCTTCAAATAAAAGTTCCAGTTTATTGATCGCAATAGCCAATGGTGTTTGCAGTTCGTGACTGGCATTTTCTATAAACTGTTTTTGATTGGAATAACTTTGCTGCGTTCTGTTTAACAGTTTTTCAATACTTTTATTTAACAAAGAAAATTCTTCAATATTCGTCGCTTTATAATGAATGGGTTCATTCTTTTCGAGTTGATACACTTTTAATTGATCTAAAATTCTATAAAAAGGTTGCCACACTTTTCGCAAAAACAAATTATTTAAGAGCAAAATACTGAGGACCAAAACGGCATATAAAATGAGGGTATATTTTAATAGATTATTAATCTGATCATCTTCCTCTACCATTGAAGTAACCACGGATATTTTGTAATAATCGTCATTTTTTTTAAAGATACTTTCCAGCAAACGAACCGGCTCATAATCTTTTTCATTAACCATATACATTACAGAATCCTTGTAAATATCTTTAAAACCACGATAGTTATTATAATCAACTTTCTTTACCGTGAATAAATATTCGTCATATTGTGGTTTGTCTAAAAGTGATAGATCCTCGTTTGCACGGGCGATCAAAATCATTTTGCGGTGTTCCAAACCATCATCGATACTATCATAGATCTCATTGAACATGGCGTAATAAAAAACTACTGCCCAAATGGAAAGTAATCCCAAAAGCATAACAGAAAAATAGGTAGAAGTGTAATTAAGAAGTTTCACTTATTCTGCATTTTGTACCCAATTCCATATACCGCCTTTATTTCAATATCAGCGCTGTTAGAATCAAGTTTTTTACGTAAATTTTTTATTTGAGAATAGATGAAGTCAAAACTGTCTGCCTGATCGATGTTGTCTCCCCAAACGTGCTCTGCCAATGCATTTTTATTGACCAACCGATCTTTATTTGAGGCTAAATAAAGCAGAACATCATATTCCTTTCGGTTCAGTTCCACTTCTTTGTTTTCAATAAATAATGTTCTGTTTGAAGTATTAATCGAAATGTTTCCTATTTTCATTTCATCATGACCTTCAAATTTTTTTCTTCGTAAAACTGCTTTCACACGGGCACGAAGTTCAGCCATATGAAAAGGTTTCGGGAGATAATCATCCGCGCCAAGATCCAATCCCTGCAATTTATCATCCAAAGAATCTCTCGCAGAAACGATGATCACGCCGTCTTGTAAACCTTTCTCTTTGATAATTTTAAGAAGTTCCAGACCGTTTCCGTCGGGAAGATTGATATCCAAAAGAATACAGTCATATTCATAAACGCCGATGCGTTCTTGAGCCTGTACAAAATTGCTTGCAGTTTCAACCAAATAGCCTTCCGCCAAAAGGTTTTTAGTCATATTTTCAAGCATTTGTACTTCGTCTTCTACTATTAATATCTTCATTAAAGAATTATTTGCGATAAATATACCTATTAAAACTGTAAAGAATTGGGATTGAAGATCCTTTCTACGAAGATGTATTTAGGACTACTAGAACTCATTCCAAATTGTTTACAGATTCAAAGGCTTACTTTGTTTAAATTTAAAAAGAAAATAGTATGAAAATATTAAAAATTTTAGAATCTTGGTTTTCACCACTGGTTTTGCAAAAGCACAGGAATTAAATTCAGCTGACGTTCCCGGCAATCTGAACGATGCTTTTAAGAAAGAATATCCTAAAGCAACAAATGCAGAATGGAAAAAAGAACTGGATCATTACAAAGTTGAATTTGATCTCGATAGACGTGACCACGAAGTTTGGTACAATGCTTCCGGAAATATGCTGAAGAAAGAACAGGAAATTACTGAAGTCGAACTTCCGCAAGTCGTTCGTTCTATAATTAAATCGAAATACGCAGGCTACAGAGTCGATGATGTAGAAATGGTGTGGAAAAATAAGGTGAAAACCTACGAAGTAGAACTTGAAAAAGGACAGGACGAAAAACACATTATTTTTGATGAAAAGGGAAAAGTATTAAATGAAAGAAATCACTAATTCGTTGGTGTGACATACTAAAAACCCGCTCTAATGGCGGGGTTTTTTGTGAAACATTGATAAAAAATAGATTGAAAACCACCGTTTTTAAAATTGGCCAAAGAGCGTTTAAAAATCGAAAAGATCACTTAAAAATGACTCCTTCTTTTTCGGTCTGTAGCCAGTTTCCTGTTGATTCATATTTGTATTTTGGCGGTCATTGGAATAACTTCTCTGTTCTGTTTGTGAAGAACGCTCAATAATTTTATCCAGTTCTCCCCTGTCAAGCCAGACACCACGACAGTCCGGACAATAATCGATTTCTACGTTGCTGCGATCGGTGATCACTAAATTTACATTACAATTGGGACATTTCATATTACTGTTTTTTTTGATTTAATTATTAAAACTTTTGTAGTTCCATTTTACAGTTTATCTATAAACTTAGAGACGAAATTACCCTTGAAATCTGGAAAGATATGGGAATTTTGAAGTATTGGGATTTGAGAAAGATTACGCTGCATATTATGGTTTTCCCAATTCTTTACAGTATTGCTTTCTATTTTTGTAGGTGATTTTTTAACTGGCATTGTATGTTAACTCAATAAAATTTGAAATGATTCCCCTCTTACTTTAACACCACTATATGAAGAATTTATTTTCTATTGTTCTCGTCGCACTGGGAACTACCATTCTTTTCGGACAAAATAAGTTTAATGGATTCTATGAACCGTATATTAAGTTAGATTATGATGTAAGTAAGAATTTCTTGCAAGAGTTTATTCTTGAAGAGCGAACCATTTGGTATGATGATGAATCTTTTAAGTTTGATGTCAAGCAAATTGATCTTGCCCATTTCTCCAAATTGAAATTAAGCGATAAAAATGCAGTGGCAGTTGGAATTCAATATCGGTTTAGAGAAAATTTTGATAAAGACAAAGAAAATGAATTGAGATTTACAGAAGAATATACTTACACTACAAAACCAAAAGCGACTGAATTTGAACACCGTGTTCGAGCAGAACAGCGCATCACTTCATCAGAAACTTCTCATCGGTTTCGTTATAATTTTGCAGTCAACCGTTCTTTTAATGGAACTGAAATTAAGAAAGGCAATGCTTATATGATCGGAGATCTGGAAACGCTGCTGACCGTAGCCAAAACCAGCAAACCCGAATATGAACAAAGAATCGGAGCGGGAGTAGGTTGGGTTTTGTCTGATCTGATGAAAATTGAACTGGTCACAGAATATAGATTGAGTGACTTTACGCAAAATTTGGTGCACGAATTATATTTTGTAACAGGGCTAAAAATAAGTCTTTAGGGATACAAAGTTTATATAACGAACACATTTTCAAACCCATATTTTTAACCTTTGTAAATTAAAAGCCAAAACAAATGATGATTTCTATTCTATTTTTAACTTCCATACAAACCACAGAACAGCTTTTAACACGAGTTGGAGACCAACCCGATTTAAGCTTTAATTTTGATTTTCTTTTCAAAATTCTTTTGGCAATTGGAGCCGGACTTTTGATAGGAGTTGAACGGGAATTTAAGGGAAAAGATGCAGGCTTAAAAACCAACATGCTGGTTTCTGTAGGCTCCTGTGTCTTTGTTTTTTTATCGCTGCAGTTTCAGGGAGGGGAATCTTTTGATCCGACACGTGTTTTAAGTCAGGTCGTAACGGGAATTGGTTTTTTGGGTGCAGGGGTAATCTTAAAAAAGGGTGCAAATGTACAGGGCCTTACCACGGCTGCTACGGTTTGGTGTAGCGCTGCGGCGGGATGTATCGCTGCATTTTACCTGGTTATGGATTTATTATTATTTACGGGCACCGTAGTTTTTGTTAATATGATCTTCGGTTACGTCGGAAAAAAAATTACACCAGATGATACATCTCCTCCTGAATAATTTCCCGAGAAATAATTAAATTTTCTATTTTTAAAATTTCACAAAATGCTGTATAATAGGCAATAACATTGAGGAGCAGAAAAGTTTTTTGAAAACATCGTATGTGTTATAAACCCGCATTATATATCAGCACATCTTAAACAAATACAGTAGATTTTAGCTGTTATTAAATGTTTTTTTATAAATCACCTTTTACAATAACACGCATAATTAATTATTTAAAAAAAATTCAAAAATTTTGCATTATAGCACAACCAAAATAAAACAATCATTTAGTCCCCGTTTCCAAAATCGGGGACTAAATTAGGTATTGTTCAGAGTGTTTTATAGATATGCAGTGTTGTTTCAATTATTGTAAAGCATTAAATATCAGTAAAATAGTTGTGTATGATGGTGTAGTGATGTTTAACTTTAATCCCTGTGGGTCTACAAATTAAGGTTAAACGCTCTGATAATTCAGAGCGTTTTTATTTTGTTAGAATCTAAGTGTAAACGATAGAAATCAATCCTCACTCATAGCTTGTAAGTTTATAAAAAACGTTCTACAAAACTGGTTTGCAGAACGTCTTACAATTATTAGGAAGTAATTCCTATTTAGTCCTTCGTGAAGGTGAATTTTTGACCACCTTGATTAAGAATAAAGCTTTTCTTATCCTTTGCAAATTCAAACTCAATCCCTGCCATTTCGAAACTGAACTTATCAGACCCTTCATAATCTAAAGGAAAACTATTTTGTTCACCAGCTTTTGCAGTTAGTTTACCATTTTCTTCTTTAGTGACAATCTTAATTGGAATTTGTTTGCTTGAGAAAGTCCCGGTATAATCGCCTAGATTAATTTTCTCTACAATTACCCCTTCCATTTTAAAGGTATTATTCTTAACATTAGCATCGGGCAAGGTTCCTTTTGGATCAAGTTGTACAGAAGTAATTTCTTTGGTAGTCGGGGCTTCAAAAGACCATTCTGCATTTCTCTTCCAAACCTCCACTGGAAGTTTCATATTTTGCACCGTTCCGTCTTTGAATTTTATTTCTAAATCTACCGGCATTGGCATTTGGCCTATATTTTCAATTTTAATGATAGAACCTTTTTTAAAATCACCATTTACATATTTCACATTCGTTACCGCTTGATCAATTTTCCATTTATTTAAAAACCAACCTCTCCAAAACCAATTCAGTTCCTCTCCAGAAACATTTTCCATTGTTCTGAAGAAATCATCTGGTGTAGGGTGTTTAAATGCCCATCTCTCGATATATTCCCGTAAAGCTTTATCAAAACGCTCTTCCCCTAAAATATTTTCCCGCAACATGGTTAAACCCGCTCCTGGTTTGTAATATCCTAAAAACCCTAAGTTTCTTTCTTTTAAATTATCAGGTGCGGTAACTACGGGCTCCATAGAATCACTATTAAATGCTCCCGCCATTCTTTGTAAAGACTGAGGTTTATAATACTCTCCTTTATTAAAATCTTTGTCAGATACTGAGTTGATAAAAGTATTAAAACCCTCATCCATCCATGCATACAGTCTTTCGTTGGAACCAACAATCATCGGAAACCAGTTGTGACCAAATTCATGATCTGTTACTCCCCATAAACTAGCACCTTTAGAATTCATATGGCAGAAAACAATTCCGGGATATTCCATACCACCTTCGTTTCCGGC comes from the Chryseobacterium sp. SNU WT5 genome and includes:
- a CDS encoding zf-TFIIB domain-containing protein — its product is MKCPNCNVNLVITDRSNVEIDYCPDCRGVWLDRGELDKIIERSSQTEQRSYSNDRQNTNMNQQETGYRPKKKESFLSDLFDF
- a CDS encoding DUF2490 domain-containing protein; translated protein: MKNLFSIVLVALGTTILFGQNKFNGFYEPYIKLDYDVSKNFLQEFILEERTIWYDDESFKFDVKQIDLAHFSKLKLSDKNAVAVGIQYRFRENFDKDKENELRFTEEYTYTTKPKATEFEHRVRAEQRITSSETSHRFRYNFAVNRSFNGTEIKKGNAYMIGDLETLLTVAKTSKPEYEQRIGAGVGWVLSDLMKIELVTEYRLSDFTQNLVHELYFVTGLKISL
- a CDS encoding DedA family protein, whose product is MDFILESLQHLLDPDWIMKNGGLYLVLLILFIETGIIIGFFLPGDPLLFVSGMVIASANETPYPFETQIFNLLFWMVLFMSSTILGNFFGYWFGYKFKHVVNRKEDTWFLKRKHIQTAHDFYEKRGGFAIAIARFLPIVRTFAPIIAGTVEMNFKKFAMYNVVGAIIWVVSITSLGYILGDIPWVKNNLEYILIGLVLLVTAPVIIKLMTKNENTNQTI
- a CDS encoding TetR/AcrR family transcriptional regulator, with product MNEDLYLRNPEDTDLGRKILKHSVELIYKLGFEAFTFKKLAEEISSTEAGIYRYFENKHKLLIYITAWYFGWIEFQINFQTNNIKDHKVKLQKIINLLTSPIEDDKQTSYIDESLLHPVIVAEGSKAYLTKQVEEDNKSEFFQPYKDLCTLIGNVILAYNPNYKFPKSLASTIVEIAHFQNFFMHNLSSLTDFSKRNKETEIVEFLNDLVFSSLDRS
- a CDS encoding PepSY-like domain-containing protein produces the protein MVFTTGFAKAQELNSADVPGNLNDAFKKEYPKATNAEWKKELDHYKVEFDLDRRDHEVWYNASGNMLKKEQEITEVELPQVVRSIIKSKYAGYRVDDVEMVWKNKVKTYEVELEKGQDEKHIIFDEKGKVLNERNH
- a CDS encoding response regulator transcription factor; translation: MKILIVEDEVQMLENMTKNLLAEGYLVETASNFVQAQERIGVYEYDCILLDINLPDGNGLELLKIIKEKGLQDGVIIVSARDSLDDKLQGLDLGADDYLPKPFHMAELRARVKAVLRRKKFEGHDEMKIGNISINTSNRTLFIENKEVELNRKEYDVLLYLASNKDRLVNKNALAEHVWGDNIDQADSFDFIYSQIKNLRKKLDSNSADIEIKAVYGIGYKMQNK
- a CDS encoding sensor histidine kinase; the protein is MKLLNYTSTYFSVMLLGLLSIWAVVFYYAMFNEIYDSIDDGLEHRKMILIARANEDLSLLDKPQYDEYLFTVKKVDYNNYRGFKDIYKDSVMYMVNEKDYEPVRLLESIFKKNDDYYKISVVTSMVEEDDQINNLLKYTLILYAVLVLSILLLNNLFLRKVWQPFYRILDQLKVYQLEKNEPIHYKATNIEEFSLLNKSIEKLLNRTQQSYSNQKQFIENASHELQTPLAIAINKLELLFEDETLTETQAEQLQETLENLERLTRLNRSLLLISKIENDQFQMRVEVDLQVVIEKNISDFSEMLYHKNQKINFDAEHRTVKNANPDLIYILFSNLIKNSIAHGQSGSEISMKLSDKDFVISNYSQRDSLQNEDIFERFQKIGNNPNSTGLGLSIAKSTAEKLGFTLEYHFQNGQHYFTVEFN
- a CDS encoding zf-TFIIB domain-containing protein, whose product is MKCPNCNVALTMADRNGIEIDYCPDCRGVWLDRGELDKIIERSVQQPPVQQPPVPQRSNYPNQERYYSDKDQYYSDKDRYYKKKKGLLGDLFDF
- a CDS encoding TerC family protein, whose translation is MIVWIIFIAVVIFALILDLGVFNRKPHEIKTKEAAIWTSVWVTCALLFSGVVYLSFENNWIANPTNLTPTNAVLKFVTGYLIELSLSVDNIFIIALIFSSFAIPKKYQHEVLFYGVLGAIVFRAIMIVFGVALITEFSWMIYVFGVFLILTALKLLFSHNEQKDPHDFKIYKWIAKVYPVTTTIEGDKFFVIKNGVKYATPLFVALIIIELTDVFFAIDSIPAILAITADPFIVFTSNILAIMGLRSMYFLVVGMLDKFKYINYSLVVILAFVGVKMIISHHVEIPEWLSLGVIVLSLAGGMLASKFIKDPEVE
- a CDS encoding MgtC/SapB family protein, which codes for MMISILFLTSIQTTEQLLTRVGDQPDLSFNFDFLFKILLAIGAGLLIGVEREFKGKDAGLKTNMLVSVGSCVFVFLSLQFQGGESFDPTRVLSQVVTGIGFLGAGVILKKGANVQGLTTAATVWCSAAAGCIAAFYLVMDLLLFTGTVVFVNMIFGYVGKKITPDDTSPPE
- a CDS encoding TVP38/TMEM64 family protein, translated to MNKSSSPKKSKLPFYLSLLLVAILVISYFAVPPVNDFFKEAWSVLTSDDEARVKKWVEDFGWFGPVVIVVAMIVQMFLLVIPTILLMIVSTLAYGPIWGSIINFTAVIIASSVGYAIGKYLGLSFIERLLGEKTTKKITTFIENYGFWAVVITRINPFLSNDAISFVAGILKMNYWKFISATAVGITPLILLIAITGQNTDSLKTGLLYGSIASLIVFGGYIWWDKKRRSVK